The genomic region ctgagaacctcatctgaatgccttttaaacacctccagggatggtgactccaccacttccctgggcagcctgttccaatgcctgacaaccctttccatgaagaattttttcctaatatcaaatctgaacctcccctggcacaacttgaggccatttcctcttgtcctgtcacttgctacttgggagaagagaccaaccccctccatggtACAACCTACTTACATCATCTCCTTTATATCATCTCCAGTGGCAGAAAAGCTTTTCTGTAATGGCATTGAGAAATAGTGTGTTTAACTTGGTTTCTAGGAAGTTAATTGGCTTAATTCAAACAAACATTTGGCTTTTTCTATGTACAACTTAATTGCTTTCAGTTGTTCTTTTCTGTACTACAGACAGTGAATGCAACATAGGAAATAAAATGTCATATGCTGCTTCAACTTGGATGTAGCTGGATATCCAGTGATTTGGAATCAATCAGCCCTGTACCTGGCTTGGACTATAACAGCACATCTACCCTACTGCTACAGCCTACTCTGGGTGCAGGGTGGCTTGTGGCATCATGAGCCTTTTTGAGGTGTTTAGTCCCTGAGGGAAGAACAGAACTACCCTCCGCACAGAAATCAGCAGTGCCAATTGCTCATGTTGAGGGAGATTCCCAGGGGGGTTCCTGCTCTGGTTCAGAATTCAGAGTTTGGAGTGATGGGAAGAGCGTGTTTGGCAGAGGGCAGAGCCAACACCTCGCTGCAGCCTTCAGAGCTGCGGCAGCTCCATGCAATTCACTTTCTCGTTCTTTGGTAGCAGAAAGCCGAGTACCTGGGAATAACAAGTGTGACAGCAAGAAAGGACACCTCACATTTGGGTTAAATACTAAATATGTAGCTATTGGTCTCAGTTGTCCAACATAAACAGCTTTCTGTTGACAACAGTTTAAATCCTGTTGATATGgagcaaaggaaacaaaaatataaacacttGTTTAGATGTCTGTGAAGATTATTTTGCTGTTTAGAATTCTGAAATATTACGGCCCTTGGCTTCCACAGCAGTTTAGCCAAATGCTCTATGCACTATTTTACCATTGTTATGTATGGGGCTGTGGCTCAGTTTGGTATTTTGAAGCAGTGTAAAATACTCTGCTGATTTTTCAGTTTGCCAGGTCTCGGCTCTAATGGATGGCAGCTGAAATAGATCATTTGTCACCTTCCCCTTAGAAAGAGGCTGGGGTCAGGAAGAGGTGGCATTTCTGGTCTCTTGGAGCTGCTGGGTGTGCTGGACGCATTCCTCAGGATCCAGCTCCCTCTTGTGGGAGCTGCTCAGCAAGAACTTGCCAAGAGATGGGACAGCACAAGAAGACAGATGCAGCATCTGCAGGgaaagctctggttctgtgccGTGGTTACTGTTAATTCTGGTTTTAAACTCTTCTTGAACAGAAGAGCTTCATCTCGGTTCAGTTATTGGCAAGTTCTGAGCTCTCCATGTTTATGCATTAAGCATGGTTCTAACCCAGGCATGAAGGTAGGCCTAGTCTCCAGCTTTGTGACAAGAAGTAAATAAATACCctttagaaaaatataaaatgcaaGCAGCAGGGTAACTGAAGCCCAGAACACCGAGGGATTAATCTGTTGTAGCTATTTACCACTACAGGTCCTTAGCCGTTCTGAGGAATGTTGCCTTGTGTTAAATTTTCCTACAAAAGCATCCCATGCTTTGCTTTGTTGTCTTAAGTAAATATCTACTTCAGCTATCAGAAAACTAGTGAACCAAGTATACTCACATAGCGTACAACAGATACAAGAGCTCTAGTTTATTTAAAAGCTGTGGCTCTGTTTAACTAAGACGTGTACTGCTTTTGATGGTCCAGCCTACTATCTCAAAACAAAGCACCTTTTTGGGGGGTTGCTTTAGGTCAGAATGCAATTTTCATTGTCTGGTACCGCAGATGTCAATTAAGGTGCCCTGAAGAAAGCACGTCCAATTTGATCCAGTATCTGACATTTTTGTAAGTGGGAAATTACAATTTGGCTCTGATCAACAGCCAGCAGTTATCCTCTGTTCTTCTTCATTAGCTCAGGTAAATTGTGTTCCAGGTTACCGTACTCAGCCCCAGTGCTGTCACCCAGACctgtctgtccttccttcctccctgggcCTGATTGATGCCCGTCCCGTGACTCACGTTGAACTATCACCTTGACTTTGCTGCTGAGCTATAGAGGGAAGAAGTCTGTGCCTACAGAATGAGAGTAAAGAACAGCTTTTGCTACACTGGAAGTCTTGGTAGCATTTTAGACTAGGAGCCCAAGTCACGTAGTCAGTATCAGTTTTAAATCCTACCAGTACAGGCAGAGGAGGTTTTAGAGCTGGCTTAGAGCAGGTAAGAACAATTACAGCGTAGTAATTATGTTTCTTGTTGCAGAATCTGTGTCATCACCTTGGCAGAAGCCCATCCTCttcttcaaaatggaaaaaaaattacaagcatAAATTACCAAATCAGTGCCAACTGTAGCAGACTCCAGAATAAGGTTTCCGGGAAGTCAAAAAGGGTATGGCTTTCTGATTCGCTtagttctttttcctctctcacaGTGCCTGAGACTTCCTGTCCTTTCTAGGACAGAAACTTACTGATTtacctttgcattttattttaaagcagccCCTCCCCAGTTGAAGAATTTAGGCTTTTCTCAAGAGGTGCCTGTCTGACTGTCTCAGTCAGGCTCTTGTGGTGTTCCTGCAGCACCAGTGGTTCCCAGTGTTGCTCAAAGCAAGGCTAACAGTCACTTTCACCCATTTTTTTCATTGCATATAGAGTCTGTCTCCACCAAAATGTCAAGGATTTGGAGACTGCTGTTTTTGTCAAACAGACCTGGATAACAGATGGGCTAGTGCAGTGTGTTTCACGGGGGGTTTACAAGTGTGTAGTTTAACCTGGTGCTATGAAAGCCAACTGTGCTGGTTTTCTCTGTGTTCATTTTAATCTGATTAAAGTACAAGAAACGTAATTACAACTAAATTTCTAAGTTATTTGTGTACAGAACAAGTTGTTGTATTACCTTCTGTAGGGAAGCACAGCTACGTAACTTGCCATGACCTGTTCCTATCACACTTCCCTGCTTTGCTCTGAAGCTTACCAGCTTCTTGTGTTGCTGATGGTAATACTTTTAAAAGCCCTGTGTAAttcaaaatgtgtgtgtgtatacatatattttctttttcaaatgcagGGAGCTCAATTTTTAACAGAACTTGCCCCTCTGTGCAGGATATCTTCATCAGATGGAGAGGAATATACCATTTATAGGtaaagtttttcccttttccttcttacCTTGACATAGCAGCCCTTTTACTGAAACTTAACATTTTTGTAGTTGTATACGGGGGCGACTGATAGAAGTGAATGAAAACATTCTTAGCAATCCATCTATTTTGCAAGAAAAGGTAAGAAACTTTCTTGCTTTTTATTTGCTAACTTTTATTTCACCACTAACTTCAGTCTTGCTTTTAAGCCATCAACCGAGGGATACATCGCAGTGGTTCTACCCAAATTTGAAGAAAGCAAGAGTGTAACTCAAGGACTTCTCACGCAGAAGGAATACGAGGAAGTTTTGTTGAAACGTCTTAATTCTTcatgaaattaattttccagGTATATCTGTATTTGGTACTAAATAAGCTACTTCTTTTGTACACCGTAACTTTCATGGTATTCAAAGGCCTAGTGCCTGTTTTTAAAAGAGGAACTTAAACAGTTGTTTCATACAAGAATAAAACAGTTCAAATAGTTTGCATATTAAAATTTGCCTTCTCTTTTCTATCAATTCTAGCACTAGAAGTTTTTAAATAAGTGCAGAATGACATGTTGGCGAGTATTTGTGTTCCACAGGCAGCTTTGCTTCTGCTTAGTGCAAgcaaaacacatacagaaaaatcaTATGATTTAGCTGTCACTTACTTTAGCTAAACTAATACAATATGGAGTTTCACAAAGGCAAATTGAAGATAAAAATGAAACTGAAGCCTATGAACAAAGAGCAGATAAActtgaaaatatgtatttcacACGAGGTTATATTTTCATAGCATCCTGAAGTCAAGTAATGCCCTTTGTATAGAAGTTTGTCACAAGTGGTATCTATTTTCTACATTTTAAATGGTATAACGTAAAGAGTAGATAATACTTCAGTGGTTCTACATGCAATTAAATTCTGCTCCTTAAGTTTTAATAAAAAAGGAAGCAACAGCTGCCATCTAcaaataaagataataaaaaaaaaaagaaggttttgAGTCAAGAGTATTAATCCCTTAGAAATACACTTTTGGAAATAGGAATCATCTTAACAAGATTAAAATTCAGTGGTGCAGCTGCTGAAAGAGTTGTTTTTCCCCTAGAACTACTTCATTGCAGGTACAACTCATAACTAAGAGAACATTTCAGTGCTTCTGGCCACAGTCTTTCAGACTCTATTCCTGATTCTGCTTTATCGAATACATAGACTGAAATAGGCCAGAGAGGAGTTTAAAGACTTCAACAGTAGTGTTACAAATAGCATATGCAGCACAAGGTCCTTTATATAAAATGTCTATTAGCAGCATCTTTGGGTTGAAACATCTATTAAGACATTCATAAGCATTAATTACAAAACCAGTATCAATAGTGAGCATAGGAAAGGCGTTCACATTATAAAAATACATCACAATTAGACTAGTTGGTGTTGTAATTGCTAAGTAATGGGACATCTATTAGATGCGACAAAGGTCAACAGTTTTAATTCCAATTAACCTGGTTTGACTTTCCACAAATGAAAGCAATACTGAGAATTCACCAAGTGTTATTTTCAAATGGGAGTTCCTGTGTTTCTAAGTGCTGTAATTACTTGCTCTCTAAAAACGTCATGTTTGTTACATGATGTTCTAAAGACTTGATGCCAAATGTCTCAGTTCTCCTTTCTGCAGTATGTCCATTTGAACCAGTTCGTATTCTGTCTTCTCTCCACGGAGGAGCAGGTTTAAGGCAGACGTTTCCTGCTTTATTCTgtatagaaaaaaacaaagatttcttgaaaacaaacaaaccaaccccccaaaaaccttTAAAATACTGCAGATGAACCAAGTACTCACCTTTCTCAGTAATTTGCAGCAAAGTGGAAGAAGTTGGCATAACAGAGTCATCACATTCCTCGTTTTCAGAATGCACGCATCAACCTAAACAAGACAATTAGGGTAAGACCACTGATTACTTTTATTAGGAAACTGTTTAATTAATGAGATGAGAATCTATTTCAAGCTTGAATaggtaatatttttctttcataaatcccttctaagcaaaacatttttgcttAGCTTTTTTGAATTTCTCTATATACTATGtgaacagcagcagcatcacttCTGTTACCCAAGACTTGAGTTAGGAGGGAATGACGCACATGCCAGAAGGAACTgatattaatataatattaaaagGTAACAGAAGTGTCTTGGGAAGGAGCTCTTACTGAGTATGATTCttcagggttttctttttgttttatgtcCTGTCACCATGATTTCAAAAGCCGTGCATTCTGTAAGCTTTACCTCGATATGAGTTACACTAAAGTTACCTACATCTTAAAAGCATTTGAGTTTATGCCTCAAGTGTAACACTCAGCACAGGTCACAAGCCTGGGTCCTGAAGGACCCTTGATAGTCTGTTACCATGATGTAGTAATACATCACCCTGTATAAACATTTAGTATTCCCATTTAGTTTAGCTGGAGAGTGTCAGAACAAACCCAGCAGTAGCCCTGAGGTGCTCAGTTTGGTTTGGAGTGGCTTGAATACTCCAGCCAGTTTCAGTCCCTGATGTAAAACTGAAATATCTTTTGTGTAGCTCATTGGAAGCAAACATCCAGGTGCACAGAAACGGTCTTGCTGACATTGATCATATTACTGGTCAGGGATACTTATTCCTCAATAAGGTTTGCAGATCTACGTATTGTGGTAACAATGCCAAAACTTTTATGGGAGCTCTGTGGATATTTACTTGTGACAAATATGAACAATATCATCATAAACTCTGGGCAGTCTCATATAGACTCTATACCCACTGAGAAGCAAGCATGTGTTTCAGTAGTAGAGTCTTTGGGGGTTGGAATTTGTTATGTTTATGTTAAGCATGAATAAGAACAGAATAACAATAACTGTTACAGTGGTGGAAATACAAATTAACTTGATAAGTATTTTGATCACTGAGGTCCTTTCTCAATGAGGTACAATTAATTACAGTTCATATTTCTCTGAAAGAAGATCCTGAGACAAGATAGTGTGGTAAATGGCTTGGATTACAGCTACCAGGGATGTTCCACTAGACAAAACATTTTCAGCAAGCGGAACAGTTCTTACTGTCCTTTCTCTACACTTTGCACATCAGCTTCTCAAAAGATCTTAAGTGCAGAATAGAACTTCAAGTTGAAGTAAATTCCTCTTCTACATAAGGAATAGCAACAATGACATATTGTATAGCAAAAAAATGTCTGCACAACAGCATAAAAGTTTGAACTTATTGATTTTTATGGTCCTCTGTCAATCCAAGAAGTTCAGCTGTCATGATCTGTTTCATATTTTACCAGGAGCATAAATTAGTAAGTTACTATATTTCAAAACAagttaggtcttattttcaggaataCATGTATTTTCTACCTTACCTTTGTAAACGTAGCACTTTTACCCTGAACAGAAGCTTTAGCTGTTATCTGGAGCTGCTTGCACATAGCCATCAGCTTTTCAGCCTCCAGCAGAAGCAAAGGTTTGTCATCACTGTGCACCTGAAACGtgtttcaagaaaacaaaaccactctGTGTTAAGACTCCAATATTAAGTCaatggaggagataacaaaaccAGCTTTTAAGCTGTTTAGAGGTCATACATCACCTGGTCAGAAAAAGCCTGAAGAGCTGCAGCAAGCTTTGTGCCCTCTGTAGCAAAAATCTGGAAGGGGGAGAAAGCATGTAAGAAAATGAACTACAATGGAAGATTAGGctctttttcattgttgttttaatAAATAGCGTACTATGAAGTAAAAAGGTAGCAGGAAATACTTGTGATAGTTGTACACATTTATAATTAAAAAGTCAGCAGTTTGCAGTGACTTCTGAAACAACGCTACGGAATTGCCTTTCTCCCAGCTAAGCCAACTTCAAAGGTTTTCAgtttacatgtaaaaaaaaaagacttctaatTATTTTTTGCACTGTAGCAGCTCACAGGAGTTTTGTGGGTAGCTGACACATGCCACATTTGTTTATTGTCCTGACAAAGATAACCGGTCTCCTGTTGACCACAGGCATCTGTCTGGGAAATATCACCCCACATTCCTTCGTTTGGCCTCTTGTCTTTTTTTGTATTATTCAAATTCTTAcatcttct from Patagioenas fasciata isolate bPatFas1 chromosome 2, bPatFas1.hap1, whole genome shotgun sequence harbors:
- the ABITRAM gene encoding protein Abitram isoform X1, encoding MAAGPGGAERYFTRWYKPDVKGRPCEDFCVLQHSNRICVITLAEAHPLLQNGKKITSINYQISANCSRLQNKVSGKSKRGAQFLTELAPLCRISSSDGEEYTIYSCIRGRLIEVNENILSNPSILQEKPSTEGYIAVVLPKFEESKSVTQGLLTQKEYEEVLLKRLNSS
- the ABITRAM gene encoding protein Abitram isoform X2 encodes the protein MAAGPGGAERYFTRWYKPDVKGRPCEDFCVLQHSNRICVITLAEAHPLLQNGKKITSINYQISANCSRLQNKVSGKSKRGAQFLTELAPLCRISSSDGEEYTIYSLAFKPSTEGYIAVVLPKFEESKSVTQGLLTQKEYEEVLLKRLNSS